Within Saccharomonospora cyanea NA-134, the genomic segment ACAGCCGATGACGTGGACGCCGCCTGTGCCAGGGCCAAGGCGGCGTTCGACGTGCTGAACGGCCGTGACCGCGCCTGGCGGGCCGGCCTGCTGCGGGCCATGGCCGACGAGTTGGAGTCGCGGCGCGAGGAGATCGTCGCCACGGCCGACGCCGAGACCGCGCTCGGCGAGCCGAGGCTGAACGGCGAGCTCACGCGCACCTGCTACCAGCTGCGGTTCTTCGCCGACGTGGTCACCGAGGGCGGGTACCTGGAGGCGACCGTCGACCACGCCGGGCCGACACCGATGGGCGCGAGGCCGGACCTGCGGCACATGCTCGTCCCGCTCGGCCCCGTGGCCGTGTTCGGGGCGAGCAACTTCCCGCTGGCCTTCTCGGTGCCCGGCGGCGACACGGCCTCCGCGCTGGCCGCGGGGTGTCCCGTCGTCGTCAAGGCTCACGAGTCGCACCCCCGGACGTCCCGGCTGTGCGGTGAGGCGCTCGCGGCGGCGGCGACGGCGTGCGGCGCGCCCGAGGGCACGGTGTCCGTGGTGTACGGCCGGGAGGCCGGGACGCGGCTCGTGCGGCACCCCGCCGTCACCGCCGTCGGGTTCACCGGGTCCGCGCACGGCGGCAGGGCGCTGCTCGACATCGTGAACTCCAGGCCCGACCCGATCCCGTTCTACGGTGAACTCAGCGGCATCAACCCGCTCGTGATCACCGCCGAGGCCGCGCGGGAACGGGCGGAGGACATCGGCCGGGGACTCGCCGAGTCGGTGCTGCTCGGCGCGGGGCAGTTCTGCACCAAGCCGGGACTGGCGTTCGTGCCCGCCACCGCGGACGGCGACCGGCTGGTCGAGGCGGCGGCCGCCGCCGTGACGAAGGCCGAGCCGCCGGTCCTGCTCAACGCCGGCATTCGCGACGCCTACGCGGAGATCTCCACCGCACTCACGGCCGTCGCGGGCGTCACCACCCTGGCCACCGGCGGCGCCTACGACGGCGAGGGGTTCGGCGTCACGCCGCTGCTGCTCTCGTTGGATCTCACGGAGGGAGGCGACCTCGCCGAGGCACTCACCCGCGAGTGCTTCGGGCCCCTCGGGGTCGTCGTCCGTTACCGGGACGACGAGCAACTCCTGGCGGCGTTGGCGGCGTTGGAACCGTCACTGACGGCGACCGTGCACCTCGGGCGCGACGAGGCGGAGCGCCGCGGCGACCTGCTCACGCGGCTGCAGCGGCTGTCGGGCAGGCTCGTCTTCGACGGCTACCCCACGGGTGTGGCCGTGTCGTGGGCCCAGCACCACGGCGGTCCGTGGCCGTCGACCAACGCCGTCCACACGTCGGTCGGCGCGGGCGCGATCCGCCGTTTCCTGCGCCCCTACACGTGGCAGGGTGCGCCCGAGGCGGTGCTGCCCCCCGAACTCAGGGACGGCCCGGCGCCTGTGCCGCGCCGCGTGGACGGAGTGCTCACGCTCCCCGGCACGGACTGAGTTCGCCCGCTCTGGCAAAATGGGAGCTTGCCCGCTCCGGTTCGGGCCCTCTCACCGTGCCGGGGCGACCACCTACCTGCGGGCACTCGGATCCGGCTCCC encodes:
- a CDS encoding aldehyde dehydrogenase (NADP(+)); translation: MDAACARAKAAFDVLNGRDRAWRAGLLRAMADELESRREEIVATADAETALGEPRLNGELTRTCYQLRFFADVVTEGGYLEATVDHAGPTPMGARPDLRHMLVPLGPVAVFGASNFPLAFSVPGGDTASALAAGCPVVVKAHESHPRTSRLCGEALAAAATACGAPEGTVSVVYGREAGTRLVRHPAVTAVGFTGSAHGGRALLDIVNSRPDPIPFYGELSGINPLVITAEAARERAEDIGRGLAESVLLGAGQFCTKPGLAFVPATADGDRLVEAAAAAVTKAEPPVLLNAGIRDAYAEISTALTAVAGVTTLATGGAYDGEGFGVTPLLLSLDLTEGGDLAEALTRECFGPLGVVVRYRDDEQLLAALAALEPSLTATVHLGRDEAERRGDLLTRLQRLSGRLVFDGYPTGVAVSWAQHHGGPWPSTNAVHTSVGAGAIRRFLRPYTWQGAPEAVLPPELRDGPAPVPRRVDGVLTLPGTD